The Fusobacterium pseudoperiodonticum DNA window TAGAGTTAAAAATAAAACCTCTTTCTCCTCTTTGTATAAAATTATCTAAAGAAGAAAAAGAAGGAGAAGAATCAAAAAGTAGTACTTATTCTACAATTCTAGTAACAGAACAAGGAGAAACAAAAGCAAATAATACTGGCGAATTAGAACTAGATACTAGAAAAGGAGAAATCTACATACCAGGTTCAACTTTAAAAGGTTTATTTAGAGATAGATTTACAACAATGTACAAAGATAATAGTTTTGTGAAAAATCTTTTTGGTTATACAGAAGGAAATTCTGAAGATGAAAAAGCTAGAAAATCAAGAATATTTTTACAAGATGCCTTCTTTTTTGAAAATGAAAAAAGAAAAAATTTCTATGATATAGATAAAATAAAAGATTCTAATAAAAATGAAGCTATAAAAGAGTTTGTAAATAGTAGATCTATTACTCCAATAGATCATTTTAGTTCAAAGGCTGTTGCACCATTAAAATTCGAATATACAACTGAGGATTTTAGAACTGAAATTTTTCTTAATAATATGTCAGATTTTAAAGAATTACAAGGAATATACTTTATAATAAGAGATAGTATAAATGGAGAAATAAGAATAGGAAATTCTAAAACTCGTGGTTTTGGGCAAATTGAATTTGAAGTAAGTGATTTAAGATATAGTGTTTTTCATGGCAAAGAAGAAAATTTTAAAAAGTTTGAACAATTTTTTGAAATAGATGAAGAAAAATCTACTAAAATAGCTGATAAGTATTTAGAAAAAGTTATGAAACTAAAAACTGAATATAAAAAAGTAGATATAAAAGATCCAAATGAATTTATAAAAGCCCTTTTTAGTGAGGTGAAATAATGATAGAATTACAAGATATAAAATTAGAAGATATAAAAAAATTAGAAATTTCTAAACCATATAATCTTATTTATTTAGATTACAATAAAGAAAATGGTATAAAAATATTTAAAAAGAATGATAAAGATAAAAGAGATATTAATACACTTTCAGATGATGATTTAAAAAATATGTATAAACTATATATCTTTAATAATGATTCAATGTTAACTGTCTATAACTTTGGAGATGAATATAGATATTCAAGAATAGATAAAGAAGATTTTAAAGAAGAGTCTGATGAAAAGAATATTAAATATATCTATTTAAAAGAAAGTGACAAAGAAAAATACAAAGATAAAACAAAAGCTCTTAATGAAAGAATAAAAGTAAGAATAGGAAGATTGAAAACAAAAACTGAAAGAGAAGTTGTTCAATATATAGAATATATTGGAGGTGAAGATAATGGCAATGAAGGATGCTAAGATTGAAAAGATCGATGAAACTAGTTTTAAATTAGATAAGGAAAGTAAGTCTTTTACCATTACAAAAAAATTTAAAAGTTTAAATTTAAAAGTTGGGGATCCTGTGAAATATGAAATAAAAGGACCTAATATCAATATAGAAAAAGGACCTGAAGAAACTAAAAAAGATGGTAATGGTGGAGGAAAAACAGGATTTGGAGTTGGATATGGGCATAAAACTACTGAAATAAAAGCTGACATGAGTCAATTTATCTATCCATTTAACTTTGTTTCACTTGGAGATGAAAATGAAATTGAAGA harbors:
- a CDS encoding RAMP superfamily CRISPR-associated protein; amino-acid sequence: MKEFLRLDNKLNLELKIKPLSPLCIKLSKEEKEGEESKSSTYSTILVTEQGETKANNTGELELDTRKGEIYIPGSTLKGLFRDRFTTMYKDNSFVKNLFGYTEGNSEDEKARKSRIFLQDAFFFENEKRKNFYDIDKIKDSNKNEAIKEFVNSRSITPIDHFSSKAVAPLKFEYTTEDFRTEIFLNNMSDFKELQGIYFIIRDSINGEIRIGNSKTRGFGQIEFEVSDLRYSVFHGKEENFKKFEQFFEIDEEKSTKIADKYLEKVMKLKTEYKKVDIKDPNEFIKALFSEVK